One Clostridia bacterium DNA segment encodes these proteins:
- a CDS encoding AraC family transcriptional regulator produces MESWESVQQTIEFIEKNLSEEIGAKKLSQIANLSPFYYQRLFRRLVGKPLMEYVKLRRLAKAAESLINGNERIIDVCLAFGFENHETFTRSFKEAYGLAPDTYRKQPRPLSHFIKPDLSMKYRLIDENVPLVADGIILEASRRNLLESRGFAGLFIDTVFSNNPSIDFLAELWQNFHSKKRNIVNIKEGGKEIGVGSPSEIDGQLRYFVGVETDGAKVQDEFAYFEMPIGNYVICAFEAEDLNLLTTDALDKAVKYMYGTWLVNKKIKTDPFMVEVYSDTLQEEAAMELWFKIASN; encoded by the coding sequence ATGGAATCATGGGAATCAGTACAACAAACGATAGAATTTATTGAAAAGAACTTATCTGAGGAAATTGGAGCTAAAAAATTGTCACAGATAGCAAATTTATCGCCCTTTTATTATCAGAGATTATTTAGACGTTTGGTAGGAAAACCCTTAATGGAGTATGTGAAGCTGCGCCGGTTGGCAAAAGCAGCTGAATCTTTAATTAATGGGAATGAGCGGATAATTGATGTTTGCTTGGCATTTGGCTTTGAAAATCATGAAACCTTTACACGTTCATTTAAGGAAGCCTATGGTTTAGCGCCTGATACTTACCGTAAGCAACCAAGACCCTTATCGCATTTTATCAAGCCGGACTTATCTATGAAATACCGATTGATAGATGAAAATGTACCATTGGTAGCTGATGGCATTATTCTGGAAGCGAGCCGCCGCAATTTACTTGAGTCTCGAGGTTTTGCAGGATTATTCATTGATACCGTATTTTCCAATAACCCAAGTATAGACTTCTTAGCGGAGTTATGGCAAAATTTTCACAGTAAAAAACGTAATATTGTCAATATAAAAGAAGGTGGAAAAGAAATAGGTGTTGGAAGTCCAAGTGAAATTGATGGCCAACTCCGGTATTTTGTAGGTGTAGAGACAGACGGTGCAAAAGTTCAGGATGAATTTGCCTATTTTGAAATGCCTATTGGGAACTATGTGATCTGTGCTTTTGAAGCAGAGGATTTAAACCTTCTTACGACAGATGCATTGGATAAAGCAGTTAAGTATATGTATGGTACTTGGCTTGTAAACAAAAAAATAAAGACAGACCCGTTCATGGTAGAGGTATATTCTGATACATTACAGGAAGAAGCTGCTATGGAACTATGGTTTAAAATAGCAAGTAACTAA
- a CDS encoding DUF3788 domain-containing protein yields MWSELYSIDNKPTLEGINDFVNSELWKEFCIFLEDNYTVLPRIEYSKCSIQKGWNVKYKKASKSLCTLYPMKGYFIILIVIGEKEQIESELIMPTCTVYVQQLFLETASALGGKWLMIEVRDRDVLEDVLKLIRIRVNKK; encoded by the coding sequence ATGTGGAGTGAGCTTTATAGCATAGATAATAAACCAACATTGGAAGGTATAAATGATTTTGTTAATAGTGAACTGTGGAAGGAGTTCTGTATATTTTTAGAAGATAATTACACTGTGCTACCCAGGATAGAATACAGTAAATGTTCGATTCAGAAAGGTTGGAACGTAAAGTATAAAAAGGCTAGTAAATCACTGTGTACTCTTTATCCTATGAAGGGCTATTTTATTATACTTATCGTCATTGGTGAAAAGGAGCAAATAGAGTCAGAATTGATTATGCCAACTTGTACAGTGTATGTTCAACAATTATTTCTTGAAACAGCGTCTGCGTTAGGTGGTAAATGGCTTATGATAGAAGTAAGAGATAGAGATGTTTTGGAAGATGTATTGAAGTTAATAAGAATTAGAGTAAATAAAAAGTAA
- a CDS encoding beta-lactamase family protein has protein sequence MKRNYWPTTEWQTADPASLGIDSEKFSGLETKLKSEYSNINGIVVVRNGYIAYEKYFNGYSPDDTHHVTSVTKSIISALIGIAIDSGYINSVDQKVLDFFPEYFPNDADRQKQEITIRHLLTMTAPYPYEDWNEPLDKMCMSPDWIKYTLDMLGQQGSIGTFKYSTSGVHLLSAIITRSTGKSARQFANEHLFKHIGIKEIPDYEMNSFGFEDLFGKNVKGWVKDPGSNSTGGWGLTLIPRDMARFGFLYINRGFWENKPVISEGWIDESTAPHSETLIDGSIAKYGYLWWLHEEDGTSACMARGDGGNVICCIPEKDLVVVIASGFIINPRDRWTLIKEFIIPAIID, from the coding sequence ATGAAAAGAAACTACTGGCCAACTACAGAATGGCAAACCGCGGATCCAGCGTCCCTGGGGATCGACTCTGAGAAGTTTTCGGGACTTGAAACCAAGTTAAAATCCGAATACAGCAATATAAATGGTATTGTTGTTGTGAGAAACGGATATATTGCTTATGAAAAATATTTTAATGGTTATAGCCCGGATGATACCCACCATGTGACATCAGTAACGAAAAGTATAATATCTGCTCTCATAGGTATAGCCATAGATTCAGGATATATTAATAGTGTAGACCAGAAGGTACTGGATTTTTTCCCCGAATATTTTCCCAACGATGCTGATAGACAGAAACAGGAAATCACAATACGCCACCTTCTCACCATGACGGCTCCCTACCCATATGAGGACTGGAACGAACCGCTGGACAAGATGTGTATGTCACCTGACTGGATAAAGTATACTTTGGATATGCTGGGCCAACAAGGAAGCATTGGAACCTTTAAGTATTCCACCTCAGGAGTTCATCTGCTTTCAGCCATAATCACCCGCAGTACGGGAAAAAGTGCCCGTCAATTTGCCAATGAACACTTATTTAAGCACATCGGCATAAAAGAAATTCCGGATTATGAAATGAACTCGTTCGGGTTTGAGGATTTATTCGGCAAAAACGTCAAAGGATGGGTCAAAGACCCGGGCAGCAACTCCACAGGAGGCTGGGGACTTACACTGATTCCCCGTGATATGGCACGTTTCGGATTTCTGTATATAAATCGCGGTTTTTGGGAAAACAAACCGGTTATTTCAGAGGGATGGATTGATGAGTCTACAGCTCCACATTCCGAGACACTGATAGACGGGTCTATAGCCAAATACGGCTATCTCTGGTGGTTGCACGAAGAGGATGGAACTTCTGCATGCATGGCACGAGGTGATGGCGGTAATGTTATTTGTTGTATTCCAGAAAAAGACCTGGTCGTAGTAATTGCATCAGGATTCATCATTAATCCCCGTGATAGATGGACACTGATTAAGGAATTCATTATTCCGGCTATAATAGATTAA
- a CDS encoding MerR family transcriptional regulator: protein MLSIGEFSKICEVSTKTLRYYAEIGLINPDEVNPENGYRYYSIKQLKKMLFINRLKSYDFSLEEIKAILDLEEDQSEEKLCSALNRKRREMQEKLDAFEYILKQMSNDILSLEKGIPIMSYIDNIEVQLFETLSINILYTRQMMSSDDYAAGYGKYFNMLYEKIATEKLTLLGKPMTIYHSTEYNPAGNDTEFAIPIKEAVKGTRDLPGGLCAKSVLKGSYSELTSIYARLKEWVENEGYEMTKSPYEVYITDPDKATHPYDIITEVYFPVKKK, encoded by the coding sequence TTGCTATCGATTGGAGAATTCTCAAAAATATGCGAGGTGTCTACAAAAACCCTTCGATATTATGCTGAAATTGGATTGATTAATCCCGATGAAGTTAATCCTGAAAACGGTTATAGATATTATTCCATCAAGCAGCTAAAAAAGATGCTCTTTATCAACCGTTTGAAATCCTATGATTTTTCTTTGGAGGAAATAAAAGCCATTCTGGACCTGGAAGAGGATCAATCAGAAGAGAAGCTTTGTTCTGCCCTCAACCGTAAGAGAAGGGAAATGCAGGAAAAGCTAGATGCTTTTGAATATATCCTTAAGCAAATGAGTAATGATATTTTAAGCTTAGAGAAGGGTATACCAATTATGTCATACATCGACAATATAGAAGTACAGCTTTTTGAAACCCTGTCAATAAATATCCTTTATACAAGGCAGATGATGAGCAGTGATGACTATGCTGCAGGATATGGAAAGTATTTCAACATGCTTTATGAAAAAATTGCTACTGAAAAACTCACCCTGCTCGGTAAGCCAATGACTATTTATCACAGCACTGAATACAATCCTGCCGGCAATGATACTGAGTTTGCCATCCCGATAAAGGAGGCTGTAAAGGGAACGAGAGATTTGCCTGGGGGCCTTTGTGCTAAGTCCGTTTTAAAGGGGTCATATTCGGAATTGACATCGATTTATGCCAGACTGAAGGAATGGGTAGAAAATGAAGGATATGAAATGACGAAATCGCCATATGAAGTGTATATAACTGACCCCGATAAAGCCACCCATCCTTATGATATTATTACAGAAGTGTATTTTCCTGTAAAGAAAAAATAG
- a CDS encoding DUF5680 domain-containing protein → MKFQDKLQLLRKEKGISQEKLAEKVGVSRQAVAKWEAGQSYPDIGNLIVLSDLFRISIDKLIKDYGDENCSGENSKHQHFFDENVIEFLCRAKKATYAGKGAETIPSRPNSHDLQYIEKDLKYIDTYLGSEKFAGEEALWLNDKPFWSMNYIGRIVNEGFSGDFLKECLLLVPKEYPYRGPLVHQNGDFRYHCVINGEFEWFTGYEEIFCGGTKVYECVFHGGSVK, encoded by the coding sequence ATGAAATTTCAGGATAAATTACAATTGTTGAGAAAAGAAAAAGGTATTTCTCAAGAAAAGTTAGCAGAAAAAGTCGGAGTATCAAGACAAGCTGTTGCAAAATGGGAGGCGGGCCAATCATATCCAGATATAGGAAACCTAATTGTCCTGAGCGATTTATTCAGAATAAGTATTGATAAACTTATAAAAGATTATGGTGACGAAAACTGTTCAGGTGAGAATTCTAAACACCAACATTTTTTTGATGAAAATGTAATAGAATTCTTATGTCGTGCAAAAAAAGCAACTTATGCAGGTAAAGGAGCAGAAACTATCCCTTCAAGACCTAATTCCCACGACTTGCAATACATAGAGAAGGATTTAAAGTATATTGATACATACTTGGGGAGTGAAAAATTTGCCGGAGAAGAAGCATTGTGGCTTAATGATAAACCATTTTGGTCAATGAACTATATTGGACGTATTGTTAATGAAGGCTTCTCAGGAGATTTTTTAAAGGAGTGTCTATTATTAGTACCAAAAGAATATCCATATCGTGGGCCACTAGTACACCAAAATGGAGATTTTAGGTATCATTGCGTAATAAATGGGGAATTTGAGTGGTTTACTGGTTATGAAGAAATATTCTGTGGTGGCACTAAAGTTTATGAGTGTGTTTTCCACGGTGGTTCAGTAAAATAA
- a CDS encoding CPBP family intramembrane metalloprotease, whose amino-acid sequence MYRNNNFKRPVIKFFMLTYLIFWVLFILTGGIIMLNGPKLIQNIMPIICSWSPSFAFLVLYKRLYPDLALREFLKEQFFSAVKIPVLVAIAFIYIIIFLANIFSYSIMTNIPISSVVTASSTVIILGFFNQLIRGPLGEELGWRGYALNELQKRFSPVFSAVIIGAVWGFWHTPLWFVASGYSGDKLIQYIALFMVCIISTSIIITAFYNLNRNLLIPIIIHQLFNFFISIIKLDTLQIFYFIAPVYLVFAVLLVIVNPKKVLHGMRK is encoded by the coding sequence ATGTATAGAAATAATAATTTTAAAAGACCTGTAATAAAGTTTTTCATGCTAACGTATTTGATTTTCTGGGTACTTTTTATATTAACAGGTGGGATAATAATGCTGAATGGTCCAAAACTCATTCAAAATATTATGCCGATAATTTGTTCGTGGTCACCAAGCTTTGCTTTTTTAGTATTATACAAAAGGCTATATCCTGATTTGGCACTTAGAGAATTTTTGAAAGAGCAATTTTTTTCAGCGGTAAAAATTCCGGTATTAGTTGCTATAGCTTTTATTTACATAATCATATTTTTAGCTAATATATTTTCTTATTCAATTATGACTAATATCCCAATTTCTTCAGTTGTAACAGCATCATCAACTGTTATCATACTTGGCTTTTTCAATCAACTGATAAGAGGACCGTTGGGTGAAGAGTTAGGTTGGAGGGGTTATGCATTAAATGAATTACAGAAAAGGTTTTCGCCTGTGTTTTCTGCTGTTATAATTGGAGCGGTTTGGGGATTCTGGCATACACCATTATGGTTTGTAGCATCAGGGTATTCAGGGGATAAGCTAATCCAATATATTGCTCTGTTTATGGTATGTATTATTTCAACATCAATTATTATAACTGCTTTTTACAATTTAAATAGAAATCTTCTGATACCTATTATTATTCACCAGTTATTTAATTTTTTCATTTCAATTATTAAGCTGGATACACTTCAGATTTTTTATTTCATAGCTCCAGTATATTTAGTTTTCGCAGTTTTATTGGTAATTGTTAACCCCAAAAAGGTTTTGCACGGAATGAGGAAATAA
- a CDS encoding methyl-accepting chemotaxis protein produces MKFIKSMSIRIRLIIILVVAITLTSGSITAVLILRQSKSMESQMYIDASNIAKVYQVALQNIAQNSNSFEDVQKLTETIGNSMGISYAVLMSSEYKGLADSNPADIGKNYADDPATVKTVKDREISKSFWTNVKGIRILDYQTPVDLTIDGKRIASIDIGLSLDTLNKSIEKSAKESILYLLGFIILFSIATSIPLTVLIIKPVKSGEKISMAIAEGDLTATAKVYFADEIGRMVESMIIAKDKLKGMIGQIQVSSKQVTSSSEQLDSAISEVNVGIENITRGIDNMTQEFSANAESVKQTTQAVVMIAKNSQKAAEASSNVAEYTQIVRKSAVNGKESVEDIVKIINDISESSKDVQNVIKELETSTVKISHIVKVISQISEQTNLLALNAAIEAARAGEQGKGFAVVAEEVRKLAEQSRESLKDIVELTNDIIGKTGNVVTVVSATEQKVQDSVRKADTTKRNIDEIITSIHNVIEKISEISSIVKEQAAEMGEMSTSMDRINESANKGSETAQEMSANIQEQVSILEEIGTTTHEMKAMAEQLNKLTSQFRL; encoded by the coding sequence ATGAAATTTATTAAAAGCATGTCCATTAGAATCAGACTGATTATTATTCTAGTTGTAGCCATTACCCTGACAAGCGGCAGTATAACCGCTGTTTTGATCTTAAGGCAAAGTAAAAGCATGGAAAGCCAGATGTATATTGATGCGTCAAATATTGCAAAAGTATATCAGGTAGCATTGCAAAACATAGCACAAAATTCCAATAGTTTTGAAGATGTCCAAAAACTGACGGAAACCATTGGGAATTCTATGGGTATTTCATATGCAGTTTTAATGAGTTCAGAATATAAGGGGTTGGCAGACAGTAACCCGGCTGATATCGGGAAGAATTATGCCGACGATCCAGCGACTGTTAAGACAGTGAAAGACAGGGAAATAAGCAAAAGCTTCTGGACAAATGTAAAAGGTATAAGGATACTAGACTATCAGACACCTGTGGATTTGACAATAGATGGTAAACGTATAGCTTCAATAGACATCGGGTTATCATTGGACACGCTGAACAAGTCAATTGAAAAGTCTGCAAAAGAGAGTATTTTATACCTGCTTGGATTCATAATATTATTTTCAATTGCCACAAGCATTCCATTGACAGTATTGATAATAAAACCTGTGAAATCCGGTGAGAAAATCTCAATGGCAATAGCAGAAGGTGATCTGACGGCTACGGCAAAAGTATATTTTGCAGATGAAATCGGTAGAATGGTCGAATCCATGATAATAGCTAAAGACAAGCTTAAAGGTATGATAGGGCAGATACAAGTTTCATCAAAGCAGGTTACATCATCCAGTGAGCAGCTGGATTCAGCAATTAGTGAAGTGAATGTTGGTATTGAGAATATCACCAGAGGAATAGATAATATGACCCAGGAGTTCAGTGCAAATGCTGAGTCTGTAAAGCAAACCACGCAAGCAGTTGTTATGATTGCAAAAAATTCTCAGAAAGCAGCTGAAGCATCCTCAAATGTCGCTGAATACACTCAGATTGTAAGAAAGTCAGCTGTTAACGGCAAGGAATCTGTTGAAGATATTGTAAAAATTATTAATGATATATCTGAATCTTCAAAAGACGTTCAGAATGTAATTAAAGAACTGGAGACTTCCACTGTTAAAATCAGCCATATCGTAAAGGTTATATCACAGATATCCGAGCAGACAAATCTTCTAGCCCTCAATGCGGCTATAGAAGCTGCAAGAGCGGGGGAACAGGGCAAAGGTTTTGCTGTGGTTGCAGAGGAGGTAAGAAAACTTGCGGAGCAGAGCAGGGAATCCTTGAAAGATATAGTTGAACTCACAAATGATATCATAGGTAAAACAGGTAATGTTGTCACCGTTGTTTCTGCAACGGAACAAAAGGTACAGGATAGCGTCAGAAAGGCGGATACAACAAAGCGCAATATTGATGAAATAATTACAAGTATCCATAATGTAATAGAAAAAATATCAGAGATTTCATCTATTGTTAAGGAACAAGCAGCAGAAATGGGGGAAATGAGCACCTCCATGGACAGGATAAACGAGTCGGCCAACAAAGGCTCGGAAACAGCGCAGGAAATGAGTGCAAATATACAGGAACAGGTAAGCATACTTGAGGAGATAGGTACAACAACTCACGAAATGAAAGCGATGGCAGAGCAGCTCAACAAGCTAACCTCACAGTTCAGGCTATAG
- a CDS encoding GNAT family N-acetyltransferase produces MYLETDRLILRKFICDDWKDLHEYLSNEAVVKYEPYDVFTEEACRQEAENRSQNDAFWAVCLKENNKLIGNVYFQQQEPKEFLTWEIGYVFNPSYYGKGYATESCRKIIDYAFEQLNARRIVAMCNPENIPSWKLLERLEMRREGHLRENIYFKCDSQGNPIWLDTFEYAILAEEWFGFNKNV; encoded by the coding sequence ATGTATTTGGAAACTGACAGATTAATATTAAGAAAATTTATTTGTGATGACTGGAAGGACCTGCACGAATACCTATCTAACGAAGCAGTAGTAAAATATGAACCATATGATGTTTTTACAGAGGAAGCGTGCAGGCAAGAAGCAGAGAACCGCTCACAAAACGATGCTTTTTGGGCCGTTTGCCTGAAAGAAAACAATAAATTAATAGGAAACGTATATTTTCAGCAGCAAGAGCCTAAAGAATTTCTGACATGGGAGATTGGATATGTTTTTAATCCTTCGTACTATGGAAAAGGTTATGCCACAGAAAGCTGCAGAAAAATAATTGATTATGCGTTTGAGCAGCTGAATGCACGTAGGATTGTAGCTATGTGTAATCCTGAAAACATACCTTCGTGGAAGCTGCTGGAAAGGCTGGAAATGCGGAGAGAAGGGCATCTGAGGGAAAACATATACTTTAAATGTGACAGTCAGGGGAACCCAATCTGGCTTGATACATTTGAATACGCTATATTAGCGGAGGAATGGTTTGGTTTTAATAAAAACGTATAG
- a CDS encoding LysR family transcriptional regulator: MDIKQLKTFLSIARLQSFTLTAQKLNYAQSTVTTQIQLLEKEFGVKLFDRLGQNITLTPDGKKLLPFAEQIVKLSNEAKNVMDNSNEPNGTLSIGAVESLCVMRLPKLLKEYRSRYPNVEIALRFGNCNEFLRSLKENTLDIAFFLEKKIDQEEFVTEIQFPEPMVILSSPEHPLARAGSVYPKDLNNQSFILTEAGCGYRALFENMLTRYSIRPHSIIETGNVQAIKQLAISGLGITLLPLVAVEEECFQQRLVKLNWKGPDFEILTQVLYHRNKWISAPLKAFIELIHEIKL, from the coding sequence TTGGATATAAAACAACTAAAAACTTTTTTATCTATAGCCAGATTACAAAGTTTTACACTGACTGCACAAAAACTGAATTATGCTCAATCAACCGTAACCACACAAATTCAATTACTGGAGAAAGAGTTCGGAGTAAAGTTGTTTGACCGGTTAGGGCAAAATATTACATTAACACCTGACGGCAAGAAGTTGCTTCCATTTGCCGAACAAATAGTTAAGCTTTCAAATGAGGCAAAAAATGTTATGGATAATTCAAATGAACCTAATGGAACTCTATCTATTGGAGCAGTTGAATCACTATGTGTAATGCGGCTGCCAAAATTACTTAAAGAATACCGCTCACGATATCCCAATGTTGAGATTGCATTAAGATTTGGTAATTGCAATGAGTTTCTCCGCAGTTTAAAGGAAAATACTTTAGACATTGCATTTTTTCTTGAGAAAAAAATAGATCAGGAGGAGTTTGTTACAGAAATCCAATTTCCTGAACCGATGGTAATCCTGTCTTCGCCCGAGCATCCTCTTGCCCGGGCAGGTAGTGTATACCCCAAAGATTTGAATAATCAATCATTTATCCTGACAGAAGCCGGCTGCGGTTATAGGGCACTTTTTGAGAATATGCTGACCCGATACTCCATAAGACCTCATTCAATTATTGAGACCGGAAATGTGCAGGCAATCAAGCAGTTGGCTATAAGCGGCCTGGGTATTACTCTATTGCCTTTAGTTGCAGTAGAGGAAGAGTGTTTTCAGCAACGTTTGGTAAAACTGAACTGGAAAGGACCTGATTTTGAAATACTAACCCAGGTACTATATCATAGAAACAAATGGATTTCCGCACCGTTAAAGGCATTTATAGAATTAATACATGAAATAAAGCTTTAG
- a CDS encoding cupin domain-containing protein, whose amino-acid sequence MVDKVDLRASANSISELFKYLKVGHLNDHMLNIVVAKDRTLDFHIHEESDEMFYIIDGKMQMEFDDSIVDLATGDFIIVPKGKRHRPVCKTLVKCLLIEKAGILSKANTGGTYTE is encoded by the coding sequence ATGGTTGATAAAGTAGATTTAAGAGCAAGTGCAAACAGCATTTCTGAGTTATTTAAATATCTCAAAGTAGGACATTTGAATGACCATATGCTAAATATTGTTGTAGCAAAAGACAGGACACTTGATTTTCATATCCACGAAGAATCAGATGAAATGTTTTACATAATTGATGGAAAAATGCAGATGGAATTTGACGATAGTATTGTTGATTTAGCCACAGGAGATTTTATTATTGTTCCAAAAGGCAAACGTCACCGACCGGTTTGCAAGACACTGGTAAAGTGTTTGCTGATTGAAAAGGCAGGAATTTTATCTAAAGCCAATACTGGTGGAACTTATACGGAGTAA
- a CDS encoding glycoside hydrolase family 31 protein, translating into MFGRILDFEVKGNKVYIRFEKNEGRIEVVSSAIINVFSPLRYDDHYSRAVESPVTEKCDFKAVDGSGFIQITTDDLTVKVFDNFAVDFYDKSGLLLCEDYRGERAPFTRRGNVSIAEAEGHAALKNSGKHEIEIIKKLFGDEKFYGLGDKTGNFNKKGHEYEMWNSDVPEPHVETHKSLYKSIPFFITLREKSAFGIFFDNTFKSYFDLGKENSEYFYFGADEGNLDYYFIAGPEIDQIISNYTKLTGVVPLPQMWTLGYHQSRWSYAPESRVMEIAKGFRENDIPLDVIHLDVDYMDGYRVFTWDNERFPDPRKTTEALKRDGIKIVTIIDPGIKKDKGYSVYDEGLKNDFFATDPDGIPYVNAVWPGDSVYPDFSDSRVRDWWAENQKIMIDSGVSGIWNDMNEPASFKGPLPDDVSFKNDGRPTNHKEIHNVYGHLMSKATFEGIKKHTGKRPFVITRACYAGTHKYSTVWTGDNQSTWEHLRLSIPMLLNLGLSGQAFCGCDVGGFFSDTSAELLSRWVQVGCFSTLFRNHTAIGTRDQEPWAFDKKTLCINRKYIKLRYKLLPYLYDLMWECENTGLPPMRPLVLHYSQDSNVHEINDQFLFGRSILVAPVVEQGKRYRSLYLPEGTWYDYWTKESIEGGRAILRDAPLDVCPIYIKAGAVIPNYPPQNYVGEKKIDELTLDIYPGDSSYCHYEDDGESYGYRAGKYNHYRFTQHAGDSTVIKIEKPHKGYAGSYKTFKVVYNDSNFTKVCFNGSPIESKIQGSAIEFIIPAEEGTINLEV; encoded by the coding sequence ATGTTTGGCAGAATTTTAGATTTTGAAGTAAAAGGCAATAAAGTATATATACGCTTTGAAAAAAATGAAGGCAGGATTGAAGTTGTCAGCTCAGCAATAATAAATGTGTTTTCACCGTTAAGGTATGACGACCACTACTCAAGAGCCGTAGAGTCTCCTGTCACAGAAAAGTGTGACTTTAAGGCAGTGGACGGAAGCGGATTCATACAGATAACGACAGATGATTTAACTGTAAAGGTTTTTGACAACTTTGCGGTCGATTTCTATGATAAAAGCGGCTTGCTTTTATGCGAGGATTACAGAGGCGAAAGAGCTCCCTTTACCAGACGTGGAAATGTAAGCATAGCTGAGGCGGAGGGACATGCTGCTCTAAAAAATAGCGGAAAACATGAAATTGAAATAATAAAAAAACTGTTTGGCGACGAAAAATTCTATGGTCTGGGTGATAAAACCGGAAATTTCAACAAAAAGGGCCATGAATACGAGATGTGGAACTCAGATGTCCCCGAACCTCATGTTGAAACCCACAAATCCCTTTACAAAAGTATACCTTTCTTTATAACACTTAGAGAGAAATCCGCTTTCGGTATATTTTTTGATAATACTTTCAAGTCATATTTTGATTTGGGCAAGGAAAACAGTGAGTATTTTTACTTTGGGGCTGATGAAGGAAATCTTGATTACTACTTTATTGCAGGGCCTGAAATAGACCAGATTATTTCAAATTATACAAAATTGACCGGCGTTGTTCCTCTTCCCCAAATGTGGACTCTGGGATATCATCAATCCAGGTGGTCTTATGCTCCGGAATCCAGGGTTATGGAGATAGCCAAAGGATTCAGGGAAAATGACATCCCTTTGGATGTAATACACCTTGATGTCGACTATATGGACGGCTACAGGGTATTTACATGGGATAATGAAAGATTTCCCGACCCCAGGAAAACTACGGAAGCGCTGAAAAGAGACGGAATAAAAATTGTTACCATCATTGACCCGGGTATTAAAAAGGACAAAGGATATTCAGTGTATGATGAAGGGTTAAAGAATGATTTCTTTGCTACTGACCCGGATGGGATACCTTATGTAAATGCAGTTTGGCCAGGAGATTCAGTATATCCTGATTTTTCTGACAGCAGGGTGAGAGATTGGTGGGCAGAGAATCAAAAGATTATGATTGATTCAGGAGTATCAGGCATCTGGAATGATATGAATGAACCTGCAAGCTTTAAAGGTCCTTTACCTGATGACGTAAGCTTCAAAAATGACGGAAGGCCGACAAATCATAAAGAGATTCATAATGTATACGGGCATCTTATGTCTAAAGCAACATTTGAGGGAATAAAAAAGCATACGGGCAAACGTCCTTTTGTTATTACCAGGGCCTGCTATGCCGGTACACACAAGTATTCCACAGTATGGACCGGTGACAATCAGAGTACCTGGGAACATCTTCGCTTATCCATTCCCATGCTTTTGAATCTCGGATTAAGCGGACAGGCTTTCTGTGGTTGTGATGTTGGCGGTTTCTTCTCCGATACCAGTGCAGAGCTCTTATCAAGATGGGTGCAGGTAGGATGCTTCAGTACACTCTTCAGAAATCATACGGCTATCGGCACAAGAGACCAGGAACCATGGGCATTTGACAAAAAAACACTATGTATAAACAGAAAATATATAAAATTAAGATATAAACTGCTTCCTTACCTGTATGACCTTATGTGGGAATGTGAAAATACCGGCTTACCCCCGATGAGGCCATTGGTACTTCATTACTCTCAGGATTCAAATGTCCATGAAATTAATGATCAATTCCTGTTTGGCAGGAGCATACTTGTAGCTCCGGTAGTAGAACAGGGAAAGAGATACAGGTCACTGTACCTTCCTGAAGGTACATGGTACGATTACTGGACAAAGGAATCCATAGAAGGCGGACGTGCAATACTCAGGGATGCTCCTCTGGATGTCTGCCCTATCTACATAAAAGCGGGCGCTGTTATTCCGAATTATCCGCCTCAAAACTATGTAGGTGAAAAGAAAATAGATGAGCTTACCCTTGATATCTACCCCGGAGACAGCAGTTACTGCCATTATGAGGATGACGGTGAGAGTTACGGATACAGAGCTGGCAAATACAACCATTATAGATTTACCCAGCATGCTGGTGACAGCACAGTTATTAAGATAGAAAAACCTCATAAAGGATATGCTGGAAGTTATAAGACCTTTAAAGTCGTTTATAATGACAGTAATTTCACTAAAGTTTGCTTTAACGGTTCACCTATAGAGTCAAAAATCCAGGGTAGCGCTATTGAGTTTATCATACCTGCCGAAGAAGGAACAATTAATTTGGAGGTATAA